The following is a genomic window from Tetrapisispora phaffii CBS 4417 chromosome 12, complete genome.
AGCAAAAACTTATCAATTAGAATTTTAGCCAGTTCCTTTGTGAAAGATTGACCACCGATATCGGTCCTGTAACCGTAACCGCATAGTTCTACTTTGATTGGTATGGAGGAATTAGATGATTGGAACACAGAAAACAAAGAAGATTGAACAGATTCATTACCCATGTCGTATACAATAAAGTAAATATCCTCGTCGGTAGGAAATTCACGTTGTTTTAGTACGAAGTCAACTGCAACAGAAATGCCGTCATTTAATAGTAAACTTTCTACGGAGGAACTAGCAATTAATGCGGAATCTAATAAAGCACCACGTTGCATTTGATTGAAATACTCTGGAACAGAGATAACTATATCAGTAATAACATCACTAGTTTTATTCgtttttgataataataattcattacCTCTGTTTAGTAGCTCTCTTAAGTTCATTGCAGTAAGTTGCTCGACTGGGTACTCAATTCCGTCAATGTTAAAAGAAACAGAGTTTCTGTCattaaaagttaaattGGCACCAGGATGCATTGACAAATAATCGGCTACAATAGTATCCTTATCTTCAGATGAAATACCTAGCAATGACTTTAGATTTGCGGCAATGTTCTGTGGAAATCTGGTCATTAGAGAGGATATTGCAGAACCGTAAGTTCTTTCATATTCAACTTTTGTCTTGTTGTTGGAATTTGGTATTTGTTTGATTGCTAACCCAGAAAAATCTTTACGTTTAGACTCCGGTGTCAAAACAATCTCCATTGGAGCATCTGGGGAAACAATCATAGCTAATAGGTTCTGGTGACCATAGTCGATACCCAGTACCGCACCTAATACGATACCTGAAATGAATGCAAGTAAACTGAAATGttgaaataaattgattaaCTTCATTCTCTAAATTCAAACAATCGTTAGTCTGTCTTCCagtaaaattatatatatgtgtcTATGTCTATGCGTTTATATATTGTGATTTCACTTACTTGTACTTACTTTTATGACTGCTTCAATGACAAATGAGTACCTAAGCAGAGATAATCAATGTATAAATCAACAGGACAAATTTCAATGCTATATGGTttctgatattaaaaacttGGGAACACTTGAGAGTATTTGGTTGAATTGTGGCATGAAAACCTTTCAGTCTTCAGTTTATTTGATAGTTATGAATTATAGGATACTTGGCAAATACATATCTTCGATTTTTCACAGTTACTGCATATGccaagaatataaaaaacgAGAACGTACGAATGCCCTATTcgatttgaaaaatttgcCTGCAACATAATTCCAAAAATGTTAATGTGAATGAGAATGCTGTAACatataagaaaaaaacataaatgaagatggttaatatatatatctatatatagTTTGAATGTGCAGTGATGGTATGAACTGAACAGCAGTGATCTAAGACTAAGATTCAGGAAAAAATGTCTAATAATGGTAATTCTTTGGAGGATTTGAGATCGAAAATTATTGCTTCAATGGGCCATGCAGGAGAAGGTTCCGATGAGcaaaaaaacattttgGAACTAAATAGGAGACAGAAGTACAATGGTACTCAGGCGCAAAGTATGAATGTTCGTAAACCATCAAGATTTGGACCAGGGAGTGGCAAGAACGGAGTCGATGATCCAAGGAGAGGTACTGGCCCTAATGCTTACAACAGACGAGATGGCAATAATAATAGGCAAGCAGAGTATAGCAATTCTAACCATGGTTATGATAACGATGGTAGAAATACTAGATACCAAAGATATCAAAATAACTATTCTAACCAGCGGTACAGATCAGGAGAGAGATACCAACAGAATAATGATAGGAATCCACACGCAAGAGATTACCAACGGAATCCAAGGACGGTGGGTCCTGATCTACAACTGCAGGATGTCATATCTATTGACAAACGAGAGCGCATGAAACCATCTAGATGGGACAAGACTCCAAAGGGGTTTGAAAAAGTAGCTGCTGAGAGAGCCAAACTTTCTGGTTTATTTCCTCAACCTGGTCAACCGCAGATTGTCGACAAAAGGAAACTGGCTAGTGTGGTGTATCATAGAGGTAGAAAGAGCAGAAGAACTAGGATTCTATTCGAAGACGATGCTGTCGAGAACATTAAATTCTCCAAAACAAATTCACAGGTGGTTATCACATTGAAAGATGAACGTCTCAACATCGCTTCCATAGTTGTTGAGATAAGAAAGATTGTTGGTGATATAATAAACAGTTTCGACTACGACTATGACTTAAAAGACGTTAGACACAACTCCGATAATATAGTTCTAGAGTTCGATTGTATGGAAATCAGTACTGTCATCCTTGGTTGTCAAAACTACATTAACAGAAAGTTAAACGTCCCA
Proteins encoded in this region:
- the MUD2 gene encoding Mud2p (similar to Saccharomyces cerevisiae MUD2 (YKL074C); ancestral locus Anc_2.619), which gives rise to MSNNGNSLEDLRSKIIASMGHAGEGSDEQKNILELNRRQKYNGTQAQSMNVRKPSRFGPGSGKNGVDDPRRGTGPNAYNRRDGNNNRQAEYSNSNHGYDNDGRNTRYQRYQNNYSNQRYRSGERYQQNNDRNPHARDYQRNPRTVGPDLQLQDVISIDKRERMKPSRWDKTPKGFEKVAAERAKLSGLFPQPGQPQIVDKRKLASVVYHRGRKSRRTRILFEDDAVENIKFSKTNSQVVITLKDERLNIASIVVEIRKIVGDIINSFDYDYDLKDVRHNSDNIVLEFDCMEISTVILGCQNYINRKLNVPTPDIEWSRPGCFVLQTGHTSELCDREIICIQDFDITESEGELSDDKIRKQLEDLGVKNISHLKPVYRKSRDTAEVRNDSLLASGKQVTETSTTTNDSSTMPPPPPPPVIADLTEFRTSEKEFTNCVVLKLDNTKNDNSDDSSSKAFSILQEKFTLCKPNYTDRVQNPEDLTFQSLPKIVGQHNNVFESRVLLLLNCVDPLDLKNVAFIDEIKDTFYERFNKQEEKDPIQDMKIIQPNANYLLNFSHLHENVGNIYILFSNIAQARQAMQQLQGSKFNDRTILCSFFHETDYHNLEIL